The Couchioplanes caeruleus sequence GCTGGCTCATGCCGACCACCTTGCCACCGCGCGGGCTGGGCGCGAAGCATCGAGCGAGGTTCAGCTCGCCGGGGACCGCAGGAGAGCTTCGCAGAGCTTGCCGAGCTGGCCGGCCTGGGCCGCGGTCAGCCGGTCGAAGACGAGCTGCTGGACGGCCTCCACGTGCCCGGGCGCCGTCTCCTCGACCTTGCGGAAGCCCGCGCCGGTCAGCACGGCGATCTGGACGCGGCCGTCCTCGGGATCGCGTTCGCGGCGGATCCAGCCCCGCGCCTCGAGCCGGGCCGCCACGTGCGAGAGGCGGGACAGCGAGGCGCTCGCCTTGCGGGCGAGGTGGCTCATGGGCAGGCGGCGATCCGGTTGCTCGGACAGTGTGGCGAGAACGAGGTATCCCATGTGGGTCAGGCCCGCGTCCCGCTGGAGCTGGCCCTCGAGCGCGGCCGGA is a genomic window containing:
- a CDS encoding MarR family winged helix-turn-helix transcriptional regulator; translation: MDEPRWLTDEQQRTWRAFVEVLVKVPAALEGQLQRDAGLTHMGYLVLATLSEQPDRRLPMSHLARKASASLSRLSHVAARLEARGWIRRERDPEDGRVQIAVLTGAGFRKVEETAPGHVEAVQQLVFDRLTAAQAGQLGKLCEALLRSPAS